The following coding sequences lie in one Streptomyces venezuelae genomic window:
- a CDS encoding VOC family protein, whose protein sequence is MSLQVSAVMLGVEDLDRAKRFYVDGLGCEVDQDYPGFVRCSLGPGSSMLALYEWEAAAQDAGVPPEGAGFRGVSLHYLTDSRNDVDETIQAAESAGGTVVKEAAATEWGGYFGYFSDPDGHLWKVATAV, encoded by the coding sequence ATGTCATTGCAGGTGAGCGCCGTCATGCTCGGCGTCGAGGACCTGGACCGCGCCAAGAGGTTCTACGTCGACGGGCTCGGCTGCGAGGTCGACCAGGACTATCCCGGCTTCGTCCGGTGCAGCCTGGGGCCGGGGTCGTCGATGCTGGCGCTGTACGAGTGGGAGGCGGCCGCGCAGGACGCGGGCGTCCCGCCCGAGGGGGCCGGGTTCCGCGGGGTCTCGCTCCACTACCTCACGGACTCGCGGAACGACGTGGACGAGACGATCCAGGCGGCGGAGTCCGCGGGCGGCACCGTGGTGAAGGAGGCGGCCGCGACGGAGTGGGGCGGCTACTTCGGGTACTTCAGCGACCCGGACGGCCACCTGTGGAAGGTCGCCACCGCCGTGTGA
- a CDS encoding GntR family transcriptional regulator — MHVAGSTASGAAAGGDGRTSLSAQAREAVRQRIVDRRYALGARLVEREVAEELRMSRVPVREALRSLVAEGMLELLPHSGVRVRRLEPDDVRHLYEVWEPLAVQASRLAARQVAHRPPDEPPGLAALRATLDHAERASDADDGAREVAAHTAFHEGIVALSGNPLLARTMEQLSWQLQLLFGMRAEPDHMRAQHRLIYGRIAAGDEDTAAASTLLHVRDSRTVALRALFDESGSA, encoded by the coding sequence GTGCACGTGGCGGGCAGTACGGCGAGTGGCGCGGCGGCGGGCGGCGACGGACGGACGTCGCTGAGCGCGCAGGCCCGCGAGGCCGTGCGGCAGCGCATCGTCGACCGCCGCTACGCCCTCGGCGCGCGTCTGGTCGAGCGCGAGGTCGCCGAGGAGCTCCGGATGTCCCGCGTCCCCGTCCGCGAGGCCCTGCGCTCCCTGGTCGCCGAGGGAATGCTGGAGCTGCTGCCGCACAGCGGTGTGCGGGTGCGGCGCCTCGAACCCGACGACGTTCGGCATCTGTACGAGGTCTGGGAGCCCCTCGCCGTCCAGGCGTCCCGGCTCGCCGCGCGACAGGTGGCGCACCGCCCGCCGGACGAGCCGCCCGGCCTCGCCGCTCTCCGCGCCACGCTCGACCACGCCGAGCGGGCGTCGGACGCGGACGACGGGGCGCGCGAGGTCGCCGCCCACACGGCGTTCCACGAGGGCATCGTCGCCCTCTCCGGCAACCCGCTGCTCGCCCGCACGATGGAGCAGTTGAGCTGGCAGCTGCAGCTCCTGTTCGGGATGCGCGCCGAGCCGGACCACATGCGGGCCCAGCACCGGCTGATCTACGGGCGGATCGCGGCGGGCGACGAGGACACGGCGGCGGCGAGCACGCTGCTCCACGTACGGGACAGCCGGACGGTGGCGCTGCGGGCACTGTTCGACGAGAGCGGCTCGGCGTGA
- a CDS encoding VOC family protein, translating to MEILGTTLRICVEDLESSVAFYERLAGGKAMRFERGGVSVAAIGCFLLMSGPEHELEVLRKVSATIAVKDVDEAYMVLNASGARVIAGPVPTPAGRNLIAMHPDGSVFEYVDRRVSET from the coding sequence ATGGAGATCCTGGGAACCACGCTGCGGATCTGCGTCGAGGACCTGGAGTCCTCGGTCGCGTTCTACGAACGGCTCGCGGGCGGCAAGGCGATGCGCTTCGAGCGCGGCGGCGTCTCCGTCGCGGCGATCGGCTGCTTCCTGCTGATGAGCGGCCCGGAACACGAGCTGGAAGTGCTCCGCAAGGTCTCCGCGACCATCGCGGTCAAGGACGTCGACGAGGCGTACATGGTCCTGAACGCGTCCGGCGCGCGTGTCATCGCGGGCCCGGTCCCGACCCCGGCGGGCCGCAACCTCATCGCGATGCACCCGGACGGCTCCGTCTTCGAGTACGTGGACCGCCGCGTCAGCGAGACCTGA
- a CDS encoding 50S ribosomal protein bL37, producing MSSKRRRKKKARRKNGANHGSRPQS from the coding sequence ATGTCCTCGAAGCGACGCCGCAAGAAGAAGGCCCGCCGCAAGAACGGCGCGAACCACGGCAGCCGTCCCCAGTCCTGA
- a CDS encoding phage holin family protein, whose protein sequence is MTGPENPLSGLDKGLTDELVRTIRAELREEFREQTRKQRRKATLYAASGAAALYAGAAVALALGLVIGLGLPDWAAALIVAAVLGAAAFLLRNAARSGPGHDARTTAAGTRAADALPEQGGTGLTAPATPATPAAPAAPTVPPAGPDTPDVPPMPPTAPPTGRAGVRPWGRTAEGSGS, encoded by the coding sequence ATGACTGGTCCAGAGAATCCCCTGTCCGGCCTCGACAAGGGCCTGACCGACGAACTGGTGCGCACGATCCGCGCCGAGCTGCGCGAGGAGTTCCGCGAGCAGACCAGGAAGCAGCGGCGCAAGGCCACGCTGTACGCGGCGTCCGGCGCCGCCGCCCTCTACGCGGGCGCCGCGGTCGCCCTGGCCCTCGGCCTCGTCATCGGCCTCGGCCTGCCCGACTGGGCCGCGGCCCTCATCGTGGCCGCGGTGCTCGGCGCGGCGGCGTTCCTGCTGCGCAACGCGGCCCGGTCGGGCCCCGGCCACGACGCCAGGACGACGGCCGCCGGCACCCGCGCGGCCGATGCACTCCCGGAGCAGGGCGGCACCGGCCTCACGGCCCCCGCCACCCCTGCCACTCCCGCCGCCCCTGCCGCCCCCACCGTCCCTCCGGCCGGTCCCGACACCCCCGACGTCCCGCCGATGCCGCCCACCGCGCCCCCGACGGGCCGTGCGGGCGTCCGGCCGTGGGGCCGCACCGCCGAGGGGTCCGGGTCATGA
- a CDS encoding VOC family protein, whose translation MSTIRQIQVTFDCAEPERVARFWCEVMGYVVPGVPDPNGAWAVCEDPSGAGPRLYFQRVPEGKVAKNRVHLDVRAGTGLVGAERLAVLEAECARLVALGAVHLYTLYADEENESCIAMQDVEGNEFCLD comes from the coding sequence ATGTCAACGATCAGGCAGATCCAGGTGACCTTCGACTGCGCGGAACCCGAGCGGGTGGCCCGCTTCTGGTGCGAGGTGATGGGCTACGTCGTCCCGGGGGTGCCCGACCCGAACGGCGCGTGGGCCGTCTGCGAGGACCCGTCGGGGGCCGGCCCGCGCCTGTACTTCCAGCGCGTTCCCGAGGGGAAGGTCGCCAAGAACCGGGTGCACCTGGACGTGCGGGCCGGCACCGGGCTCGTGGGCGCGGAGCGCCTGGCCGTGCTCGAAGCGGAGTGCGCCCGCCTCGTCGCGCTCGGCGCGGTCCACTTGTACACGCTGTACGCGGACGAGGAGAACGAGTCCTGCATCGCGATGCAGGACGTCGAGGGCAACGAGTTCTGCCTGGACTGA
- a CDS encoding enolase C-terminal domain-like protein, with translation MKHEVPIERPAVSAYTVPADAPEADGTLAWDTTTIVVAEVTAGDATGTGWTYAPASVAALMEEVLVPAVHGLDALDIPAAHDAMTKAVRNTGRAGAAGCALSALDIALWDLKARLLELPLVRLLGAARDEVPVYGSGGFTTYHDTHLAAQLNGWVHGQRIPRVKIKIGEGWGRAAARDVSRVRTARDVIGPQAELYVDANGGYTRKQAVRVGRVLAEHGVGWFEEPVSSDDLRGLALVRDALVCDVTAGEYGYDLPYFARMIPSVDCVQVDATRCGGLTEWLRAAALAQAHGLEVSSHGAPHAHAAAAACVANLRHVEWFHDHVRIESMFFDGALDPTGGVLRPDGGVGHGLELRTGDVEEFRVV, from the coding sequence ATGAAGCACGAAGTCCCCATTGAACGACCCGCCGTCTCCGCGTACACGGTGCCCGCGGACGCCCCGGAGGCCGACGGCACCCTCGCCTGGGACACCACGACCATCGTCGTCGCCGAGGTCACGGCCGGCGACGCGACGGGAACCGGCTGGACCTACGCCCCCGCGTCCGTGGCCGCCCTGATGGAAGAGGTGCTCGTCCCCGCCGTCCACGGCCTCGACGCGCTCGACATCCCCGCCGCGCACGACGCGATGACGAAGGCCGTCCGCAACACCGGCCGCGCGGGCGCCGCCGGATGCGCGCTCTCGGCGCTCGACATCGCCCTGTGGGACCTGAAGGCACGCCTCCTGGAACTGCCCCTCGTACGCCTCCTGGGGGCGGCCCGCGACGAGGTCCCCGTGTACGGGAGCGGCGGCTTCACGACGTACCACGACACGCATCTGGCGGCGCAGCTGAACGGCTGGGTGCACGGCCAGCGCATCCCTCGCGTCAAGATCAAGATCGGTGAGGGGTGGGGCAGGGCGGCCGCCCGCGACGTGTCCCGGGTCCGCACCGCGCGGGACGTCATCGGCCCGCAGGCGGAGCTGTACGTCGACGCGAACGGCGGCTACACGCGCAAGCAGGCTGTCCGGGTGGGCCGGGTCCTTGCCGAGCACGGCGTGGGCTGGTTCGAGGAACCGGTGTCGTCGGACGACCTGCGGGGGCTCGCGCTGGTCAGGGACGCGCTGGTGTGCGACGTGACGGCGGGAGAGTACGGCTACGACCTCCCGTACTTCGCCCGCATGATCCCCTCCGTGGACTGCGTCCAGGTGGACGCGACGCGCTGCGGCGGCCTCACGGAGTGGCTGCGCGCGGCCGCCCTCGCGCAGGCGCACGGCCTGGAGGTCTCCTCGCACGGCGCGCCGCACGCGCACGCCGCGGCCGCCGCGTGCGTGGCGAACCTGCGGCACGTCGAGTGGTTCCACGACCACGTGCGCATCGAGTCGATGTTCTTCGACGGCGCGCTCGACCCGACCGGCGGCGTCCTCCGCCCGGACGGCGGCGTGGGCCACGGTCTCGAGCTGCGCACGGGCGACGTCGAGGAATTCCGGGTCGTGTGA
- a CDS encoding NAD(P)/FAD-dependent oxidoreductase — MSRTRIVVVGAGFAGYRTARTLSRLTRDTADITLLNPTDYFLYLPLLPHVATGVLEPRRVTVSLSGTLPHVRLALGEADGVDLERRTVAYTDPEGTRGELPYDRLVLTVGSVNKLLPVPGVAEHAHGFRGIPEALYLRDHITRQTELAATAPDAATCRARCTFVVVGAGYTGTELAAHGRLFTDALVRGQPLRQGIRPRWLLLDIADRVLPELDRRLSATADRVLRRRGVDVRTRTSVKEATPDGVLLDDGDAVDTRTLVWCVGVRPDPLVAGLGRPLERGRLCVDTHLQVPGHPEVFACGDAAAVPDLTRPGAHTPMTAQHAWRQGATAARNVAASLGSGARRPYRHRDLGFTVDLGGAQAAANPLGVPLSGPLAGAVTRGYHLAAMPGNRVRVAADWLLDSVLPRQAVQLGLVRSWSVPLESASPEVARLPRPDDDRPARATEHPPPEETPDAQQQ, encoded by the coding sequence GTGAGCCGAACCCGCATCGTCGTCGTCGGAGCCGGCTTCGCCGGCTACCGCACCGCCCGCACCCTGTCCCGGCTGACCCGCGACACGGCCGACATCACCCTGCTCAACCCGACCGACTACTTCCTCTACCTGCCGCTGCTCCCACACGTCGCCACCGGCGTCCTGGAGCCGCGCCGCGTCACCGTCTCCCTCTCCGGCACCCTGCCGCACGTACGCCTCGCGCTCGGCGAGGCCGACGGCGTCGACCTGGAGCGGCGCACGGTGGCGTACACCGACCCGGAGGGCACGCGCGGCGAGCTGCCGTACGACCGGCTCGTTCTCACCGTCGGCAGCGTCAACAAGCTGCTGCCCGTGCCGGGCGTCGCCGAGCACGCCCACGGCTTCCGCGGCATCCCCGAGGCGCTCTACCTGCGCGACCACATCACCCGCCAGACAGAGCTCGCCGCCACCGCGCCGGACGCGGCGACCTGCCGGGCCCGCTGCACGTTCGTGGTCGTCGGCGCGGGCTACACCGGCACCGAACTCGCCGCGCACGGACGGCTGTTCACCGACGCGCTGGTGCGCGGACAACCGCTCCGCCAGGGCATCCGGCCCCGCTGGCTGCTGCTCGACATCGCGGACCGCGTCCTCCCCGAACTCGACCGGCGCCTGTCGGCCACCGCCGACCGCGTCCTGCGCCGCCGCGGCGTGGACGTCCGCACCCGGACCTCCGTCAAGGAGGCCACCCCCGACGGGGTGCTCCTGGACGACGGGGACGCCGTCGACACCCGCACCCTCGTCTGGTGCGTCGGCGTGCGCCCGGACCCGCTCGTCGCCGGACTCGGACGCCCCCTGGAGCGTGGGCGGCTGTGCGTCGACACACACCTCCAAGTGCCGGGCCACCCCGAGGTGTTCGCGTGCGGCGACGCGGCGGCCGTGCCCGACCTGACCAGGCCCGGCGCGCACACCCCGATGACCGCCCAGCACGCCTGGCGCCAGGGTGCCACGGCCGCACGCAACGTCGCCGCGTCCCTCGGCTCCGGCGCGCGCCGCCCCTACCGCCACCGCGACCTCGGCTTCACCGTCGACCTCGGCGGCGCCCAGGCCGCCGCCAACCCGCTCGGCGTCCCGCTCTCCGGACCACTCGCCGGAGCCGTCACCCGCGGCTACCACCTGGCGGCCATGCCCGGCAACCGCGTACGCGTCGCCGCGGACTGGCTCCTGGATTCCGTACTGCCGCGCCAGGCAGTCCAGCTGGGCCTCGTCCGCTCCTGGTCGGTCCCCCTGGAATCCGCCTCGCCCGAGGTGGCCCGCCTGCCGCGCCCGGACGACGACCGCCCCGCACGAGCCACCGAGCACCCGCCACCCGAGGAGACCCCCGATGCCCAGCAGCAATGA
- a CDS encoding transketolase — MPSSNEQLGAIARQLRVDSVRAAAAAGSGHPTSSMSAADLMAVLIGRHLHYDFDRPDHPGNDRFILSKGHASPLLYAAYKAAGAVTDDELLTFREQGSRLQGHPTPRALPWVEVATGSLGQGLPVGVGMALSGKRLDRIPFRVWVLCGDSELAEGSVWEAAEHAGYEHLDNLTAIVDVNRLGQRGPTRHEWQLGAYADRFRAFGWHVVEADGHDVDAVDRACHEAASTVGQPTVILARTVKGKGVASVENREGLHGKPLPDADAAVEELGGVHDVRVEMRRPAAARTLHAVRSGHLELPRHALGDAVATRTAYGQALAALGTARGDVVALDGEVGDSTRTEYFAKEHPDRFFECYIAEQQLVAAAVGLAARGWVPYASTFAAFLTRAHDFVRMAAVSGADINLVGSHAGVAIGEDGPSQMGLEDLALFRAVHGSTVLYPCDAHQTGQLVASMAGLDGISYLRTSRGDTPVIYGPEETFPVGGSKVLRSSDADRLTVVAAGVTVHEALAAAEALEREGIPVRVVDLYSVKPVDARTLREAAERTGCLMTVEDHREQGGLGDAVLDAFTDGRPVPRLVRLAVRTMPGSASPEEQLRAAGIDAESIAAAARLLVEEGVVR, encoded by the coding sequence ATGCCCAGCAGCAATGAACAACTCGGAGCCATCGCACGGCAGTTGCGCGTCGACTCCGTCCGCGCCGCGGCCGCCGCCGGATCCGGCCACCCCACCTCGTCGATGTCCGCCGCCGACCTCATGGCGGTCCTCATCGGACGCCATCTGCACTACGACTTCGACCGGCCCGACCACCCCGGCAACGACCGGTTCATCCTCTCCAAGGGCCACGCGTCGCCGCTCCTCTACGCCGCGTACAAAGCCGCGGGGGCGGTCACCGACGACGAACTGCTCACCTTCCGCGAGCAGGGCAGCCGCCTCCAAGGACATCCCACACCGCGCGCCCTGCCCTGGGTCGAGGTCGCCACGGGATCGCTCGGACAAGGGCTGCCCGTCGGCGTCGGCATGGCCCTGTCCGGCAAGCGGCTCGACCGGATCCCGTTCCGCGTCTGGGTGCTGTGCGGCGACAGCGAACTCGCCGAGGGCTCCGTGTGGGAGGCCGCCGAGCACGCCGGGTACGAACACCTCGACAACCTCACCGCGATCGTCGACGTCAACCGCCTCGGCCAGCGCGGCCCCACCCGCCACGAGTGGCAGCTCGGCGCCTACGCCGACCGGTTCAGGGCCTTCGGCTGGCACGTCGTCGAGGCCGACGGGCACGACGTCGACGCCGTCGACCGCGCCTGCCACGAAGCGGCCTCCACCGTCGGGCAGCCCACCGTCATCCTCGCCCGCACCGTCAAGGGCAAGGGCGTCGCCTCCGTCGAGAACCGCGAGGGCCTGCACGGCAAGCCGCTGCCGGACGCCGACGCGGCCGTCGAGGAGTTGGGCGGCGTACACGACGTACGCGTGGAGATGCGCAGGCCCGCCGCCGCCCGCACCCTGCACGCCGTGCGCAGCGGCCACCTCGAACTGCCCCGCCACGCCCTCGGTGACGCCGTCGCCACCCGCACCGCGTACGGGCAGGCGCTCGCCGCGCTCGGCACCGCGCGCGGCGACGTGGTGGCCCTGGACGGTGAGGTCGGCGACTCCACGAGGACGGAGTACTTCGCCAAGGAGCACCCCGACCGGTTCTTCGAGTGCTACATCGCCGAACAGCAACTCGTCGCCGCGGCCGTGGGGTTGGCGGCGCGCGGCTGGGTCCCGTACGCGTCGACGTTCGCCGCGTTCCTCACCCGCGCCCACGACTTCGTGCGGATGGCGGCGGTGAGCGGCGCCGACATCAACCTCGTCGGCTCGCACGCCGGCGTCGCGATCGGCGAGGACGGCCCGTCACAGATGGGCCTGGAGGACCTGGCGCTGTTCCGCGCGGTGCACGGCTCCACGGTCCTGTATCCGTGCGACGCCCACCAGACGGGACAGCTCGTCGCGTCCATGGCCGGGCTCGACGGCATCAGCTATCTGCGTACGTCACGCGGGGACACGCCCGTCATCTACGGGCCCGAGGAGACGTTCCCCGTCGGCGGCTCCAAGGTGCTGCGCTCCAGTGACGCCGACCGGCTCACCGTCGTCGCCGCGGGCGTGACCGTGCACGAGGCGCTGGCCGCCGCGGAAGCGCTGGAGCGCGAGGGCATCCCCGTGCGCGTCGTCGACCTGTACTCCGTCAAGCCCGTCGACGCGAGGACGCTGCGCGAGGCGGCCGAACGCACCGGCTGCCTCATGACCGTCGAGGACCACCGGGAACAGGGCGGCCTCGGCGACGCCGTCCTCGACGCGTTCACCGACGGCCGGCCGGTACCGCGCCTCGTGCGCCTCGCGGTGCGGACGATGCCGGGCTCGGCGTCGCCCGAGGAACAGCTGCGCGCCGCAGGCATCGACGCGGAGTCGATCGCGGCGGCGGCCCGCCTCCTGGTCGAGGAGGGCGTCGTCCGGTGA
- the ligD gene encoding non-homologous end-joining DNA ligase, whose protein sequence is MNDVRTVRAGRRTVELHRPQKVLFPGPDAKGRGASKGSGSGLTKEDLFDYYRSVAPFMLPHLRDRPLMLERHPDGVDGPRFMQKDTPDHYPDWIARAEVAKQDGTVTHTVCDDTATLLFLADQACVTLHRWLSRTGRIDHPDRLVFDLDPAEDDFGAVRDAARLLGELLDQMNLPSALMTTGSRGLHVIVPLNGNHDFDDARAFAKDVADTLAEAHPEQLTTAPRKKDRGDRLYLDVQRNGYAQTAVAPFSVRAAPGAPVAVPIAWEQLDDPTVNARRWTIDTAVEQARTEPWAGVLRSGRALGPARRKLRALRG, encoded by the coding sequence ATGAACGACGTACGGACGGTACGCGCCGGCCGCCGCACCGTAGAGCTGCACCGGCCGCAGAAGGTCCTCTTCCCGGGCCCCGACGCCAAGGGGAGAGGCGCGAGCAAGGGCAGCGGCTCGGGTCTCACCAAGGAGGACCTCTTCGACTACTACCGGTCCGTCGCGCCCTTCATGCTGCCCCACCTGCGCGACCGTCCGCTCATGCTGGAGCGGCACCCGGACGGCGTCGACGGACCGCGCTTCATGCAGAAGGACACACCGGACCACTACCCGGACTGGATCGCCCGCGCCGAAGTGGCCAAGCAGGACGGCACCGTCACCCACACCGTGTGCGACGACACGGCGACGCTCCTGTTCCTGGCCGACCAGGCCTGCGTCACCCTGCACCGCTGGCTCTCCCGCACCGGCCGGATCGACCACCCGGACCGGCTCGTCTTCGACCTGGACCCCGCCGAGGACGACTTCGGCGCCGTGCGCGACGCGGCCCGCCTCCTCGGCGAGCTCCTCGACCAGATGAACCTGCCGTCCGCCCTCATGACGACGGGCTCCCGCGGCCTGCACGTCATCGTGCCCCTCAACGGAAACCACGACTTCGACGACGCCCGCGCCTTCGCCAAGGACGTCGCCGACACCCTCGCCGAGGCCCACCCCGAGCAACTCACCACGGCCCCGCGCAAGAAGGACCGCGGCGACCGGCTCTACCTCGACGTGCAGCGCAACGGGTACGCGCAGACGGCCGTCGCCCCGTTCTCCGTGCGGGCCGCACCCGGGGCGCCGGTCGCCGTGCCGATCGCCTGGGAGCAGCTCGACGACCCCACGGTGAACGCCCGCAGGTGGACGATCGACACCGCCGTGGAGCAGGCCCGCACCGAGCCCTGGGCCGGTGTCCTGCGCTCGGGGCGGGCCCTCGGACCGGCCCGCCGGAAGCTGCGGGCGCTCCGCGGCTGA
- a CDS encoding gas vesicle protein, whose amino-acid sequence MANTPRKTTDTKTTDEKPSGGQEKASSGEKESLPGPMAVLRNAREQLAELTGMTPESVSSFERTEDGWLLEIEVLELSRVPDTMSLLASYEVQLDPQGELTGYRRLRRYERGRSEPRGAGG is encoded by the coding sequence ATGGCCAATACACCCCGTAAAACCACAGACACCAAGACAACGGACGAAAAGCCTTCGGGCGGCCAGGAAAAGGCTTCGAGCGGCGAGAAGGAATCGCTGCCGGGCCCCATGGCAGTCCTCCGCAACGCGCGCGAGCAGCTCGCCGAGCTGACCGGCATGACCCCGGAATCGGTGTCGTCCTTCGAACGCACCGAGGACGGCTGGCTGCTGGAGATAGAGGTTCTGGAACTCTCCCGTGTCCCCGACACGATGAGCCTCCTCGCGAGCTACGAGGTGCAGCTCGACCCGCAGGGCGAGCTCACGGGCTACCGGCGGCTGCGCCGCTACGAGCGCGGACGCTCGGAGCCCCGCGGAGCGGGCGGCTAG
- a CDS encoding gas vesicle structural protein GvpA, producing the protein MTVVPAQQSGGGGGTSGLYDVVELILDRGLVIDAFVRVSLVGIEILKIDVRVVVASVDTYLRFAEACNRLDLETGQKKDPGLPGLVGEITESGAKGKSKGALSGAAETISDAFKQSRDEGERKSEERPRARRSTSRRKEEQE; encoded by the coding sequence ATGACCGTAGTCCCGGCACAACAGTCCGGCGGCGGAGGCGGCACGAGTGGCCTGTACGACGTCGTGGAGCTCATCCTCGACCGAGGACTCGTCATCGACGCCTTCGTACGCGTGTCGCTCGTCGGCATCGAGATCCTGAAGATCGATGTCCGTGTCGTCGTCGCGAGCGTCGACACCTACCTCCGGTTCGCCGAGGCGTGCAACCGCCTCGACCTGGAGACCGGCCAGAAGAAGGACCCGGGCCTGCCCGGACTCGTGGGCGAGATCACGGAGTCCGGCGCCAAGGGCAAGTCCAAGGGCGCGCTCTCCGGAGCCGCCGAGACCATATCCGACGCTTTCAAGCAGTCCCGTGACGAAGGCGAGCGCAAGAGCGAGGAACGGCCGCGGGCCCGTCGCTCGACCTCCCGCCGGAAGGAGGAGCAGGAGTGA
- a CDS encoding GvpL/GvpF family gas vesicle protein: protein MTTYVYGIASSSHPALPDGMEGIGRPACPVRVLKNGDLAAIVSDAPEDLKPKRRDLLAHQNVLSEAGAAGSVLPMRFGSLAPDDETVVSVLGERAGHYEERLRTLDGKVEYNVKATHHEEAVLHQVLAENPELRAMVEANQRAGGGTHEQKLQLGEAITNGVRAREQSDAVEVRRALEPTAEAVGDGPEGTGWLANISFLVDRKTSEGFLSAVEELRATQPHLDLRVHGPLPPYSFVDPGPSEPAE, encoded by the coding sequence GTGACCACGTACGTCTACGGCATCGCGAGCAGCTCCCACCCGGCGCTGCCCGACGGCATGGAGGGCATCGGCCGACCGGCCTGCCCCGTGCGCGTCCTGAAGAACGGCGACCTCGCGGCCATCGTGAGCGACGCCCCCGAGGACCTCAAGCCCAAGCGGCGCGACCTGCTCGCGCACCAGAACGTCCTGTCGGAGGCGGGCGCGGCGGGTTCCGTGCTCCCGATGCGCTTCGGCAGCCTCGCCCCGGACGACGAGACGGTCGTCTCCGTGCTGGGGGAGCGGGCCGGTCACTACGAGGAGCGGCTGCGCACCCTCGACGGCAAGGTCGAGTACAACGTGAAGGCCACCCACCACGAGGAGGCCGTGCTCCACCAGGTCCTCGCCGAGAACCCGGAGCTGCGGGCGATGGTCGAGGCCAACCAGCGTGCGGGCGGCGGCACCCACGAGCAGAAGCTGCAGCTGGGCGAGGCGATCACCAACGGTGTGCGGGCCCGCGAGCAGAGCGACGCCGTCGAGGTGCGGCGCGCGCTGGAACCGACGGCCGAGGCGGTCGGCGACGGCCCCGAGGGCACCGGCTGGCTGGCGAACATCTCGTTCCTCGTGGACCGCAAGACGTCCGAGGGCTTCCTCTCGGCCGTCGAGGAACTCCGGGCCACGCAGCCGCACTTGGACCTGCGGGTGCACGGCCCGCTGCCCCCTTACAGCTTCGTCGACCCGGGGCCTTCCGAGCCTGCGGAGTGA
- a CDS encoding gas vesicle protein GvpG produces the protein MGLIGELLMLPLAPARGSLWVLRQVVDEAERQYYDPSAIRRELSRLEELLEAGEIDEAEFERCEDQLLDRLQQSTGQDF, from the coding sequence ATGGGGCTCATAGGGGAACTGCTCATGCTGCCTCTGGCCCCTGCCCGCGGCTCCCTCTGGGTGCTCAGGCAGGTGGTCGACGAGGCGGAGCGGCAGTACTACGACCCCTCGGCGATCCGTCGTGAACTCTCCCGCCTCGAGGAGCTCCTGGAGGCGGGAGAGATCGACGAAGCCGAGTTCGAGCGGTGCGAGGACCAGCTCCTCGACCGACTGCAGCAGAGCACAGGACAGGACTTCTGA
- a CDS encoding DNA primase has protein sequence MNRLAVGLAVGAGYVLGRTKKAKFAFAVGSMVAGKRLNLSPKALGQMVTQQLENNPQFKEIGDQLRQDLRGVGKAATGSLLNRQLEGLADRLHDRTLGVQDRISGVVPDEVKGGDDKHDRDADDDADDSYDDEEPDRERDVDAADADAESDDEDRSGGQRRKKAPAKRSAPKAGAKTASKTAAKKAPAKKTAQKTARKTTQKKTAAASRGTARRATSSARSGGGRTKGGSDHG, from the coding sequence ATGAACCGACTTGCAGTAGGCCTGGCCGTGGGCGCGGGATACGTCCTCGGACGCACGAAGAAGGCGAAGTTCGCGTTCGCCGTCGGCAGCATGGTGGCGGGCAAGCGGCTCAATCTGAGCCCCAAGGCGCTGGGCCAGATGGTGACCCAGCAGCTGGAGAACAATCCGCAGTTCAAGGAGATCGGCGACCAGCTGCGCCAGGATCTGCGGGGCGTGGGCAAGGCCGCCACCGGATCCCTGCTCAACCGGCAGCTGGAAGGCCTCGCCGACCGGCTGCACGACCGCACCCTCGGCGTCCAGGACCGGATATCCGGCGTCGTGCCGGACGAGGTCAAGGGCGGCGACGACAAGCACGACCGCGATGCGGACGACGACGCCGACGACTCGTACGACGACGAAGAGCCCGACAGGGAACGAGATGTCGACGCCGCCGACGCCGACGCGGAGTCCGACGACGAGGACCGGTCCGGCGGGCAGCGGCGCAAGAAGGCGCCGGCCAAGAGGAGCGCGCCGAAGGCGGGCGCCAAGACCGCCTCGAAGACGGCCGCGAAGAAGGCCCCGGCCAAGAAGACCGCGCAGAAGACGGCCCGCAAGACCACCCAGAAGAAGACGGCCGCGGCGTCCCGCGGGACCGCCCGCAGGGCGACCTCGTCGGCCCGCTCGGGCGGCGGCAGGACGAAGGGAGGCAGTGACCATGGCTGA